The genome window CTAGCAGAGTAAGGATGTGAGgactgctgctggtggtgccaCTTGCTGCCAGATGTGGCTCAGCCCAGCTGCCAGGCAGGTCCTCTACAACCCTGGAAAGGCTCCAGAGCTTCTCAGTATCATCTTTGGTCCTTTCTTCCTTCAACTGGCATTCATCCATACCCACATTGCTTAGCAGAGCCTGGATGCAGTACTTGGCAGTTTGCATGTGCTGCTGCATCTAATGGGTGCCCATCTCCTGCCAGATGTTGTGGGCAGCACGGGGTGGTAGGTCtgcccttctccagcatggctcTCCCTTTGACTTGGGCTGACTGACTGCATTTGCTCCCTCAAACAGAGTAACTGGCCAAATTATTATATAGCTGTGACTGCTCCGATGCAAATAGTTTGTTGCTGTAAACAGCAGCGTTGGTGTTATCTGCCTGAAAAAGAGGGATGGGTTTCTCTGCCTCAACAtctttgtaaattatttcattctattGTCATCAAAGCTAGGAAGTGAGTTAAGGACACTTTGGTGTATGCCCAAGCACTGAAATACTCCCCAACACGCTAAAAATGTAATGTGGTACCAAAGCTATAGGCAAATACTCAAAGCTGGGGGAGATGGAGGGGTattttcatggggaaaaaatgggtaATATGGAGCAGTGAAGGATTTCAGAGCAGCTGGAATATATCAGGGATCCAATAGGCTAAAGCACAATTTCTAGATTTCTTTATGAAAGTAAGTGAAAGGggtagtggaaaaaaaatagttaggCACTAGATTTATTTAATAGCCATGGAATAAATTGGGTAGTTGGCAGGGGGAAAGCAAACCGATAATCAAACATTTCTGATGTTTGAGAAATGTACCTATGGAAAGGatctgttgctttaaaaaaagtcagaaaagttAAAAGTTTGGctcttttctaataaaattgAACCTTTTATTCAAGCACTtgggagctggagaccccaaACAGACTGTTGCTATTTTAAACTCAGGTAAAGcaataagaaagaaatcaggGAGTGAGTTGGAGGAGGCACTGTGAAAGCCTGGACATTACACAGAGGCAGATAAAGATAGTAGCAGTGTTTTGCCTTTGGAGTGAgctgccccttttttttttttttttgtaaagaagcAAACCAACTTTACAAAAAACCTCACACTGTCTAGACTGCTATGAAGACCAGATGTGTATACTGTACAGGGCAAGGAAGGCTTTGGTAGTCATCATCAGGGCAGGCTGCAATAGCAAGAGGGAAAATTGCTTCCTGGGATCTGTTCAGTAGGAAGCTATGTGTGATAACCtggttttattacttttatacACTTTTATTACTCTTAGCTGATGTCATCACCAGTTTCCTGTTGATCATCATGCTGTTTGTCATCAGTTTCAACCTCCTCCTTGGTGTGGTGAAGGTATGTTCTCCACAAATGACATTTAGCTGCTGGCTGAGGTCTCTCTGGGTTAGGAGGTATTAGAGGAGGGAACTAGGGGATGCtgactgaaaatgctgaagtatgatcaaaaaagcagataaatacCTCTGCTCTCTTACAGAGGGGGAAGGCAGCTGGTTTGCAGTCTCAGGCTCATCTGCAAGGCTGCTAACTGCAGGATTTACCAAATCTGGGTGACATTTCCATCAAgactatttttcctcttaaggAATGGAAATGTTACgttttggaaatgctgctttattGCCTCCTTTCCTTGCCCTTTTGCAAGTCAGATCCTGGAGGGGAACTGTAATTCTGCTATTACACTGGGGATTCATTTcccatttcagaagaaatgacCATGCATTGGGGTGGGAACCCAGCTTTCTCTGTAGTGGTGACTTTGGGGACAGCTGAATAACAGCTCTGATGGGATCAAGTGCCAATGTCACATAGTGACAATTCACAGAAACTTTCCAAGcgggtgaaaaaaaatcattgctgaTGCCCTTCCTTGTTTCTGAACCAATTGTTGCCACAGTATGTGGAATTAGATGCAGAAATTCCAGGAAAGTATTTATTCTTGGAGTACCTTAATATGTGCCCTTTCAGGTATTGATAGCTGGTCTCATTCTCCCATTCAGAATAGAAATAACCggcattgcttttctttctcagaagagGGAACGTCTCCTGATCCCGTTCCTTGCTCTACAAGTCATGGACTTTCTCCTCAGCCTCCTAACAATGTTCAGCTCCTACATACAAGTCCCAGCGATCATTTCTGTGTCCTCTCTTAGCCACACAGTAGGTAACAGCTCACTTCTGGGGTAGTCTCTGTTCTCTATGAGATGGAGACTGATGTGTAATGTAGGAATAAAGGATCATTATCTTGGGCCACGGTTCTTCATGGCGAGGTACTTTCTATACTGGCTGGAGACAGATTGCAGTCCTTGGGGGCTAGAGGGGTGCACAAGGAAAACTAGTGACAGCTGGGACATTGTTTAGTTTCCCATGTCTGGGAATCTTCCTGTTGCTATTATTTTCTGCCTCATGGCTTCGGGGATGTCGTTCTGGGTGTGCCCATGCTAGGAAGGGTTTGCTGGAGATAAGCTAGGAATATCACTGCTCCAGCTAGAGGCCTCTTCTGTGGAGCTTGTATAAATCAGCACAACAAAAGATGGTTTGCTCATCGTTTTGGCTAGTATAAGCGAATTAAATAGCTTAGCCTGTCAGTGTGAGCAAAGCACAGGCCCTGtataaaatgtggaaaatcTACAGAAGTGATGCAATCTTGTAATCATAACCAAATTCCTGTTCCCTGCTCTTCTTGCAGCAGGGACACTCGAAGATCCctttcctggctctgcagctgctggactTCTGCCTGAGTATTCTCACTCTCTGCAGCTCTTACATGGAGGTCCCCACCTATCTCAGCCTCAAGTCTTCAGACAATGGGGTAGGTTATGAGCAAGCTCAGCTGATTTTTCATGCTGTGAAACCCTATGAAGTTTCTTTCAGTGGCTCTTAAGACAGAGTAAACTTTCTCTGATCTCTACAGTATACCCAGAACTGCTCTGTTTGATGACAAAAGAGGATTTTCCATATGTTCTCACCAACACAGTGTTCTTGACTGACAGCTTGCTTATGCATGTGTTTCTTAAAAGTAcaccttgtttttcttgtaaggaTCTTATGGATGCAAATTGCAGAGCAAAATGATTTCGATAGAGCCTGCCTGCATGCATTGAAAATGCATCAActtttcatctttattaaaCAGTCACACTTTTAGTTCTCATTTAAATAGTCTGCTGAAAATCTTTGCCAAAGGAGTGTAAacagtaggaggaaaaaaatatccctgtACTCTTTCTGATGAGGAAAGGAAGATGGCCTGTCCCACCTTTCCGAGAGGCAGGCTGAGAAACTTGCTGAGATCTCCACCACTTTGTGTGACCCTGGTAAAGGGAACAAGTGTTCATGACTGAGAccctttccctcttttcacAGGGCTTTTTGCCAACCCTGGAGAAGTTACCAACAGAGGAATATGCCAAAGTGATGGTCACCTTCACCATTGCGTTCATTGCTGTCCTCTTCCTGAAGGTAAAAGGCTGCAGGGTCTGGTGAGGCTGAAATGAAGCTCTCTTGCCTGGGGGATAGGAGGAATTGGTTTTACTACTCTCTCACATCTGCCAGGGCATTAGAAAGTCTTGTTGGTCTCTCCTTGGGCGTAATAGGACCTATGCCTCAGCAGTGTCTGAGGCAGGTCTAATATTCAAATCACTGGTTTTATGCTTCTGCAGATGTGAGTTATAAAGCAAAATCTCTCTTATATCCAGAAACTATTGCTGCCTATTCATCTCTAGGAGGATAAgatgtttgaaaacaaatatagGAAACTCTTCTGCTATTgtgtaacaaaataaattagatcATTAAGCAGCAGGTTAGATCTTCCACTCGGGTAAGTCGCTGCATCCGCAGTGATGTAAGGGGAGTTGTGCACACTGATACcctgaaatttaattaaaacccGTGAGCTGCTAAATCCTGCTTACATCTCAGAAAACTCCACTGTGAGATGGTTTCTATTCTTCTTGCTTCAATGGATCAGAGGACAGATTTTTCACTGTGGGGTTTCAGACCAGCTAAGAAAACCAGATCTTTCCAGGTACTTGAGCAGATTCTGTCACAGTGAAAAATGCTACTTGTTAGttggaaagcattttttattcAGACTCTTCCCAAGTGGCCAGACAAGCCAGTGTGGAGTGGAGTGTCTTGTATGATTGCACCGCAGACATGATTTTAGCAtatcttttaatatttgcataaacTGCGCAATAGGAGTGGAGATAACCCTGAAACCCAGCTGGCAGTGTGGGTCTTCAGCAGAAATCTCACTGACCTGGCAAATCAGTTGGTTTGAATTTTCCACAGGGTTAGCTGCAAGTCTGCTTAACTTGCAATGACTTCTTGCGCTGGAGTTTGTaggagggatggggggaggataattaaaaaaaaatggacaggCACAAGTACTCCTTGGTCTACTAAACTCCCCAAAACAAGTCATGAGGAACCCCATCGTTTAAACTTAGTGACAATCCCTCCCCTCTTCCATGTGTAGCAAAACCATTTTCTTGAGTTCCTTCTGAGTGATAAAGACCTGATGAGGAACATGGCAACAACATGAATCATTTTAGACCTCAAAAGGCCATTTGGCCAATTTAGGGCCCATCGGTTTCAATTCACGGAATGCCCACACCAAGGTAGCATCTAAGCATGTTGGACTAGCCCAGGATCTTTTTGCATAAATTGACTTGCTTAATGACCCATTGCAAGCATTTATTGCTCTTACactaaaatgttgtttctgtgtaTCTGGTGCTTTTTGCCTGCCAGCTTGCAATTAATGTCCCCGAATAGTTATCTGCAACCCACACCACAGCATAATTCAGCTAAAAGTTGGTCTGTCAGATGGAGAAGAGATGGGGCACCTGCCCCACTGAACACCTCTGCCAGTGACCACATATGAGACTTGCAAGACTTTGTTCACCCTTTTAGCAGGAAAGATTTCTCTGAATGCTAGGGGGATGGTAAtgctcctccccctcctttctctcATATAACACCACCCTTTCCAGGGACCATGTCCCGTTGCAACCTGGAAGTCTCTCCATGCAACTTCACAGCTCCTTACCAGTGTGGTGGCTGGTTGTATGTTTACTTGTAGAGCCCCAATGGTGCTATCATCAGTTGTTCAGGTCTCTAAGTTCCTTGGAGATGCAGAGTATTCAAAGGACAGAGTGAGTGAAGGGGTGATGCTTTCATAGAACCATTAGGGAAGTCTCCCTTGCTGATCTGTGTATCCACAAGTAATCTTTATCATCTCACCTCAGTATCATAAAGTCATCCCCCTCCACCACCACAGTGATAAGAATGCAGAAACCAAGGGGAATAAAACATTCCTGttgggaaatgaaagaaagggtTTAATGTAATTACTTCTGAAGTAGCTCATTTCCTGACCTCTAGGACAAGCTTCCCATCCACTTAAAATGTCAACGGCTGCTAGAGAAGTTTTCCCTCTTCAATTCAGTGTGGAGAAGGGTATCCTACAGTGACTCTTGGGTGTTTTGAGTTAGCCAGTAATAGGATGATCCCAAGGTCACTGGCTGCCTTTACATAAGCTGTGTATACTAAAGTATACTGCTCGAACCTGCTATTGCTTGCAGCAGTCTTAACTGAAGTCATCGTCATTGAATTTGGTGCAGATACTGGGTTGGCACTGCACCAAACTCTTCCAGAATCAAAAtcaaagaaaggatttttttttttttttttaaatttattgggGTTTCTTTCGCAGATGAGTGGGGGTTTTTGTACAGTTTATACGATAGCTTCAGTGTCTTGCATGTTTGCTCTCTGTATGAAGAGACTTTTGGAAGGGGGAAGGTTTTTGCAGTATTCCCTAAAGGTGGTCAAAGTTTGGATTTACCTTCGCATCTCTGGAATTTTGTTTGAGAGATGGATTCCTTCAACTCAGATACTTCATTCCTTGTTCTCATTCTTTGTCTTGGCTTTGTGTCAAGACAAACAGTCTTCATTGTTCTAGGAAATCCTAAGCTACATGGCTTGTTCTTGGGGCATATAACTCCCTATGTTCCTTTGAAAATGCcaactgtttttaaagtagAGTCTTAAGCCAATAAAAATAAGAGGCACACGACTTTGCCTCACTGCACAGAgtagggaaaatatttatttaatatggTATGTTTCACAGGCCTTGCTTATTTTCTTGTGCCACAATCCATCAATCGATccatttttctcagaaaagctgtatttattaCATCTTGTAACTCTGTGAGGTGCAAGGCAGTCTTGTCAGAAAAGTGTGACCATTGCAAGTATAGGATTTTGTTGAATGGGCTGACCTTTCAGGTCAGTCCTAGTTGACCAGGGAGCCTTGGATCTCTGGGATGTGGATGTTGTGCCCAAGGTGCTTTTCTGAGGCATCCAAACTTTGTAGCCTGCTCAGAAAAATGACATGAAAGACATGCTTTCCTTTCCTACCTGATGACATTGCACTCTCGGAGGTCTTAAGCATGTGCTTTATATTCAATGGTATTACTAGTCCTATTGACTTCCCACACCAGTGTACTGTTCTGAATAGATGGATTGTCACCTTTCTAGTGAAGGATCAAGAGAGACTAATTTAAGGCCCTGGGACACGTGGTCCCAGGCTTCTACCTCCAGAGAAGGGAGTAGGACAATAGCAGGCTGATGGCAAAAGTGGAAATGCTCTTGTTGACTTGCAATGCAATGGCAgacttccctttccttttcaggCCTATATGTTCAAATGTGTCCTGAGCTGCTTTAAGTATATTAAAGCCAGCAAGAAAGAAGAGGTGAAAGTTGACCCACAAGCAATTGAAAAGGTGAGTAAAGACTGCTTCAGATTTACACCATGAAAAGGCATGGTTTAGACTGATGAGATGCATTATGATCCTTACTTCTGCTTCTTTGGTGGTCCGAGAGATAGTTCAACCTTTCAAATGTGCATTAACAGGTACTAATAATCAGTTTCCAATTATATTCCTTTAACTTTACTTTTGTATAAAATCTTTCAAAGTCAATGGTATCTGCAAGGAACCTGAAACTCAGTCTTCAGGCAAAGCAGATAAATGGGCATATGTCAGTTGTATTCTCTGATCCAGAGatgtgttttccatttcagttgAACTTTGGTTTCTGTGCCTATTAGTGCTACCcttgtttaaaattaagtttgtcTTCACCTTTCAGTGGATCAATGTCTGAGATATTTGGTGCATTGCCCTTCATCTTAACAGTTTGCTAAATAATGAATATCAATGTCCTTCCTTAGATTACTGATGATCTCTTTAATAGTAGCATCCAGCTGCTCTGACACAATGGAAAGATATTGAAGACCTTCCAAAAATAAGAGATACTGTAAAGATGGATGAGAAGTAAAGAGGCAGAATATGGAATGCTAAGTGTAGGCATTTGTCTTGTTGAAACTTGGCAAATATGATAAGCCTTGTCTTGCCAGCAGTGTGTGCCCTTGCTGTGCATGCATCATGGCCCTCTGCAATGGTCTGAGCTTAGCTTCTTCGCTTAGGCAATGAGGCTTATATTCTGGACATTAAGGAGCCTTGGTCCATTTATTGCAACCATGCTCTGGGAGAAGGAGATGGGACTGGCAGCAAAGTGGTTATAAAGTGCTGCTGACCTCTAACTCTTCTGGATTTCTGCCCTTTATGTCTTACAGCCCCTGTGGTTCTTTTACCCTACTTTGAACTAGGTAGAGAAATGCATCCAAGATCAAATCCACCTGAAACCCTTCATGTGATCCCCAGAGCATAACTAATGATCTTCTCTTTCAGGCTGTGCTGCCATCGTATGAGGAAGCCTTAGAGTTGCCTTCCAAGGAGTCCCCACCACCCTATGTAGCAATCTAAGCTCCACTCATGGAGAGAAGACGACATCTGTATTGCTGTTGGTGCCTCTTACCCCTTCTGTCAGATAGTCAGCCTCCCTGAGAAGTCCTTACCTTATAGCAGTATCATGCTTATTACAATCCAGCTCACTTTGAGCCTACAAAGAGTGATGGAGAACCACTGGAGTTGGTGCCTTGTTCTACACTGGCAGTTTTGACTTGGTACTACCAAGCTGCAGTGCTAGTTTTAATAAACTTGGCACCAGACACCACAGAGGTTCTCATCACTGCCCTCTGACATCTGGCTAATGTGGAGCGTAGGCACTGGCCTGAATCCCTTGTCAGGCTTGCTTTATGCCAGCAAGATACTGTTTCTCATCTGTCTTACATCTAGCTCAGCAGCTGAGATATTTAGGAAGTGGAATGGGGGAAAATGGGCAAGAACGTTTTTGCTGAGATAGTCCAACCCTGAAGCTATGCTAACCAGCGTCTTTTAATGAAGACCCTATGGGAACGGGATCAGcaaaagaataaacatttcaaatgaacTACGATGCAGCTCTCATCCTGTCTGcttatgatgatgatgaagtgTGTACTCCAGAATATACAAGATGCTGTAATTGTCACAGTATTGCTCTGCCATTTTATACCTgagtgtttgcatttttttgcttttagtgtGACTTGAAAA of Ciconia boyciana chromosome 21, ASM3463844v1, whole genome shotgun sequence contains these proteins:
- the LAPTM5 gene encoding lysosomal-associated transmembrane protein 5; the encoded protein is MTAQTTTEPPKCCFFNIKTATVALGIFHMVMSVLLLIEYSLEVASGKGFCKDLDKDYYRMADVITSFLLIIMLFVISFNLLLGVVKKRERLLIPFLALQVMDFLLSLLTMFSSYIQVPAIISVSSLSHTQGHSKIPFLALQLLDFCLSILTLCSSYMEVPTYLSLKSSDNGGFLPTLEKLPTEEYAKVMVTFTIAFIAVLFLKAYMFKCVLSCFKYIKASKKEEVKVDPQAIEKAVLPSYEEALELPSKESPPPYVAI